The genomic region GTCGTAGACCGGGTACTGGAAGCTCGTGCACTGCGAGGACTGCTGGACCATGCGGTCACCGAGCTCCTCGGTGGCCTTCTTGTAGTTCACCGAGTCCAGGTCCGTCGAGATGACGGTCTCCGAGGCGGCGTTGCCGCTCAGCAGGATCTGGTCGGTCTGCGCCGGGTCGGCGTTGAACTTGAAGGTGTAGCTGTCCGGGTACTGGTGGCGGCCCGGGTCGGTCGCGGGGTCCCACTGCTCGTTCTTCACCAGGACCAGCTCGTCGGTCGGGGTGAAGGACTCGATCTTGTAGGGACCGGTCGCGAGCGGGTCGCGGCCATACTTCGGCGGCGCAGCGGCGTCGCCCAGCGGGGCCGGGCCGATCGCCATGAAGGCGCCCCACCAGTCCATGTCCGGGAACGGCTCGGACATCTTGATGGTCACGTCGCGGCCGTTGACCTCGACGCCCTTGTACTCCTGGCCGGAGGTGTAGGGACCCTTGTAGGTCTCACCGTCGAGGAAGTAGTGGCGGGAGTACTCGGTGCCGGGGCCGCTCGGGAACGCCTCGGCGTCGAGCGTGCGGGAGATGCCGAAGGCGAGCTCCTCCGGGGTGATGTCCTTGCCGTTCTCCCACTTCACACCGTCACGCAGCGTGAAGGTCCACTCGGTGAAGTCCTCGTTCGGACGGCCGAGGTCGGTGGCGAGGTCGGGGATGAGCTCCATCCCGCCGGTCTCGGGATTGCGCGCGTACTGGGTCAGCGAGCGGTTGGTCAGCGCCTGCTGGATCGAGTTGCCGGTCACCGACCAGCCCTCGGCGGGCTCGAGGGTGCTCGGGCCGGGGTCACCGGGGAGGTAGACGGTGATGTCCCCGCCCTCGGTGGCGTCCTTGATCTCGTACGCCGGGCCTTCGGCACGGTCGGGGTTCTTGACGACCTCGTCGGCCGCCGCGTACTCGCGGTCGTCCTGGGCAGCGCCACCGTTGTTGTCCCCACCGTCGCCGCCACCACAGGCAGCGAGAGTGAGCATGGAGGCCCCGACGAGCAGCGCAAGGGGCTTGCTTCGCCTCATTGATTCAGCCTTTCTTCCTTGATCGCGTCACCGAGGGATCACGGTCGACGACGTTGCGGGAGCCGGTCAGCGCCGGGTCTTCGGATCGAGCGCGTCACGGATCGCGTCACCGAGAAGGTTCAGGGCGACCACGAGCAGCACGATGCCCAGCAGAGGCTCGTAGAGGTAGAGCGGGTAGGTCTGGAAGTAGTCGGTGGCCGCGGAGATGATCTGGCCCCACGACTTGCCGTCCGTCACACCGATGCCGAGATAGGACAGACCGGCCTCGGCGGCGACGAAGGTGGGGAGCATCAGCGAGACCGACACGACGATCGGGGCGACCAGGTTGGGCAGCAGCTCGCGCACCAGGATCCGGTGCGTCGGCATACCCAGCACCCGCGCGGCCTGGATGAAGTCGCGCTCACGCAGCGAGAGCACCTCGCCGCGGATCAGCCGGGCGATCGACATCCAGCCGAACATCGCCAGCACGGCGATCAGCGTCCAGCGCTGGATCGTGGCGTAGTTCGGATCGTCACCGAAGCGCTCGTTGATGATCGGCGCGATCGTCAACGCGGCCAGCAGGAACGGGACGGTCAGGAAGAAGTCGATGAAGAAGGAGATGACCCGGTCCACCATGCCGCCGGCGTAGCCCGCCAGCAGGCCCAGGGTCACGCCGACGACCGCGGAGAACACCGTCGCGAGAGCCGCGATCATCATCGAGGTCTGCGCACCCGCGAGCCAGTAGGCCAGGTTGTCGGTCGCCGTGCTCGGCGCGATGCCGAAGGGGTGCTCGGGGTCGAAGCCGTTGTTCGGCGGGCCCACGAGTGGCAGACCGCCGCCGAACGGGTCGATCAGGCCGATGGGGCGGACCGTGTCGGTGGTGACGCCGAAGAGCTTCATCAGCGCGTCCGCGAAGATCGCGATCAGCGCGAAGATGATCACCACGATCAGGCACAGGACGGCGACCTTGTCGTGCAGCAGCCGGCTGAAGGCGATCTGTAGCGGCGACTTGCCGACGATCGAGCTCTTAGCCTTACCGCCACCCGCCGGGCCACCGTCCACCGGCTCGTCGCTGAGATGACCCAGCGTCTCGGTGGAAACCGGAGGCAGCGACATTCTCTCCCCATCTGGGTGCTGGAAAAACGAACACGGACGGCGCGTCAGAAGACGCGCCGCCCGTGACTCTATGTGACTTGCTCTGCCACGATGATCACCCGCGAGTAACGATCTGGTCTCGACCAGCGGGCGAGTCTGCGGCGGATCAGCCCCCGGCCGGGACTTCCTTCGCCGGGGCGGCGTCCACCCCGGCCTCCTTGCGCTGCTGCGGCGTGATCGGGGCCGGGGCCGCGGTCAACGGGTCGAATCCCGCTCCGGACTTCGGGAACGCGATCACGTCGCGGATCGAGTCCGCACCCGACAGGATCGCCACGATCCGGTCCATGCCGACCGCGATGCCGCCGTGCGGCGGCGCGCCGAACTTGAAGGCGTCGAGGAGGAAGCCGAACTTCTCCTGGGCCTCCTCCGGGCCGATGCCCATCACCTCGAAGACGCGCTTCTGCACGTCCTCGCGGTGGATACGGATGGAGCCGCCGCCCAGCTCGGACCCGTTGCAGACGATGTCGTAGGCGAAGGCCAGCGCCGCACCCGGGTCGGCCTCGAGGTTGTCGAGGAACTCCGGCTTCGGGCTGGTGAACGCATGGTGCACAGCCGTCCAGGCGCCC from Nocardioides sp. dk884 harbors:
- a CDS encoding ABC transporter permease yields the protein MSLPPVSTETLGHLSDEPVDGGPAGGGKAKSSIVGKSPLQIAFSRLLHDKVAVLCLIVVIIFALIAIFADALMKLFGVTTDTVRPIGLIDPFGGGLPLVGPPNNGFDPEHPFGIAPSTATDNLAYWLAGAQTSMMIAALATVFSAVVGVTLGLLAGYAGGMVDRVISFFIDFFLTVPFLLAALTIAPIINERFGDDPNYATIQRWTLIAVLAMFGWMSIARLIRGEVLSLRERDFIQAARVLGMPTHRILVRELLPNLVAPIVVSVSLMLPTFVAAEAGLSYLGIGVTDGKSWGQIISAATDYFQTYPLYLYEPLLGIVLLVVALNLLGDAIRDALDPKTRR
- a CDS encoding ABC transporter substrate-binding protein: MRRSKPLALLVGASMLTLAACGGGDGGDNNGGAAQDDREYAAADEVVKNPDRAEGPAYEIKDATEGGDITVYLPGDPGPSTLEPAEGWSVTGNSIQQALTNRSLTQYARNPETGGMELIPDLATDLGRPNEDFTEWTFTLRDGVKWENGKDITPEELAFGISRTLDAEAFPSGPGTEYSRHYFLDGETYKGPYTSGQEYKGVEVNGRDVTIKMSEPFPDMDWWGAFMAIGPAPLGDAAAPPKYGRDPLATGPYKIESFTPTDELVLVKNEQWDPATDPGRHQYPDSYTFKFNADPAQTDQILLSGNAASETVISTDLDSVNYKKATEELGDRMVQQSSQCTSFQYPVYDKTTKGVRQAMALAIDYEATWLAGGQVPGVTRVPANSIMPPGMAGKPDYNALGEPTEFNPEKAKELLAEEGYDESNPFKIVMIYYEPDPLAVKTNDQLVRGFEEAGFEVQAIPVQVDPYDIWLDPDNATNKKLTLRGVNWCSDWPSGLTMLPSLLRTGAAYNTGGYSNPEMDKEMDKISLLPAEEQAEAWGALDELIQTTDFPIIPTAYRNDLFTHGSRIGNFYGDGSIGAPNYKDLYVISE